Part of the Prosthecobacter debontii genome is shown below.
GTCATTCACCAGCTCGATGCTGGGATCGATCTGCGGCACCGGGTGGGCCAGGGCGCCTTGTTTGTCGGCGTTTTCCAGGTCCTGCTCCAGGCTACGCACGAGGCTCATGTGCTGATCGAGCAGGGCTTTATCACGAGCACTGAGTTTGGAAGACACGCGCTTCAGGTCCTGGCGCACATCGTCCAGGATGCTGACGAGGCTCTCCTTGTCCTTCATGCGCCCATAGAGCTTGCTCAGCATCTGGTGTGGATCATCCACAGGAGCCACGGGTTGGTTGCCACCTGCGTAGCTCATGCGAGTCCAGGGATCGGCCCGATCTGGCACGGCCACACCGAATTCCAGAGAGCCAAAACGTGTACGAGTTTCGGGACGGCTCTGGAGAAAGTTTTTGATCTCCTGATCAATGGAGATGCTGCTGGCCCAGCCTGCGGGGTTGCCACCACCGCCCATGATGTTGCCTTTCAGCAGTTCATCACAGGTGAGCAGGCAGCTCATGCCGCGCATGTGGTTGTCGCCATCCCCACGCACCTTGTTGGCGATGCCGTGCAGGATCAGGGTCTTATCCTTAAAGGCTTCCAGCGGCTTCAGGATGGACTTGAGTTCAAAACCATCGCCCTCTTGATCCGGCCAAAACTCGCCAGGCACGGTGCCGTTCGGAGAGAACATGATGATGAGCCGCTGCCGCTTTTGCGGCGCCGGTGCACCGGTGATGCTCGGTAGGCCTGCCAGGAAGGGTAAGGCGGTGGCAGAGATCCCGAGGTCGCGGAGGAATTGACGGCGGTTCAGAGCTTTCATCAGGGATGATCAAATGGGGGGACAACGAGCTACGCACTGATAAAGGGTTTTCTTGCAGAGGGAAGGTGGGATGGCGGGATGTCGCTCCTAAAGATGCATTTTTATGTCGCCTGCTTGACGATTCAGTGGCCGAGCTTACTCCTCCGCCTCTCCTATGCGGCTCATCTCCCTGCCACTCCTCCTCGCCGTTTTTTCAGTCGTTACTTGGGCTTCCGCAGAGGAGATTCGAGTGAAGGCGACAGTGTCCTCTACGGTTCTCGCCGATGCAGTGGCTGTGGCTGAGGCAGGTGACACCGTGATTCTAGAGGCCGGGATTTATCGGGAGGCTGTGAAGCTCTCGAAAGCGATCATCCTGCGTGGGGAGCCAGGGGCCATATTAGAGGGAAGTGATCCTTTGAAAGCAGACTGGCAGCCTGTCGCGGGGATGAACGATGTTTTCTCGGTTGAGCTGAAAAAACAGCCGGAGGGCCTGTTGGCTGCGGGGGCGTTCATCGCCGAGATCCGCTGGGATCGGGCCCAGAAAGCAGGGGAATGGCACTGGCAAACTCTATTGGAGAAAGGAACGCCGTTGAGTGGGTTTAAGCAAGTTCAGGCGCTCTGGATGTATCACCCCCAGGAGAAGCGAGCCTATCTGCGCTGGAAGGAGGGTGCATCGCCAGCACAAGCGGAACTCGCGGTGGTGCGGTCTAACAAACCCTTGATTGAAATCGGAGCCTCAGGCGTGGTTGTGGAGGGGCTGACCTTTCAAGGTGGCAAAACCGCGATCGAATTGGGGAAAGGTGCGAAAGACTGCGTGGTCCGTAAGTGCCGAGTCGATTCGTATGAGGACACGGGCATTTTAATCACCGACGGCGCATCCCAATGCACGGTCGAGAACTGTGCTTTAACACGCGGGGCCTTGGAAGATTGGCGGGCGACGAATGAAATACGCCGTGAGAACTATGAGATCTGGCGCTTGCACAAAGACGTCGGCAAGTATGACCGAGTGGGCATTGATCTGATCGAGCCAGGCGTGGCCAATCGCATCTTGAACAACCGTTTTGATCGTGTGTTTGATGGCATCTGTTTGGGGGATTATCGCGCCGAGTCGCTGGATAAACCCTTGCCTGATGCCGAAAGCGGGCGCGGAACCGAGATCGCCTACAACGTGATCGAAAATACACGAGATTCGGGCATCGAGCTGGGCACGGGCTGCATCGAGGTGAATGTGCACCACAATACGCTGCGGCACACGCATGGTGGCTTCCGGTTCAAGGTGCCACGCATCGGTCCTGTCTTCGTGCATCACAACCATCTCATCGAAGGCACACCTTTCAATCTGTGGTTCAGCATGGATTCCTCACCTGCGGAGGGTTACATCTATCACAACACCTTCGAAGGCGGAGATGACGCGGCCATCGTTTACTCGTCCTTCAATGCCATGCGGAACTTTGCGACCCCCAAGTGGCATGTGCTGAATAACCTCGCTCTTAATGTGCGCGATGGATTCTTTGAGCAACGCAAAGGCACTCCGCCACGCGACTTCACGGAGTCCAACAATCTGATAACGAAAGATGCAAGCGCCGCTGAGGATAAAGGACTCGATCTCTCCACCTACCGGAATGGGAAGCCGCTACCTGGCTGTGAGAAGGGCTACTATCACGGGCGTGCTCCAGATGTGGGTGCTGCAGAGAAGGGGCGATGAAAGTAAACATTTTATGGGTTATGCATTTGGCGGATCCGCAGCTTATTGACCGCAATCGCAAGCGCCTTTGAACAGGTTGGTCGGGCGTTTCGGATAAGGTTTGGGAGAAGTGCCAACTTAT
Proteins encoded:
- a CDS encoding DUF1552 domain-containing protein encodes the protein MKALNRRQFLRDLGISATALPFLAGLPSITGAPAPQKRQRLIIMFSPNGTVPGEFWPDQEGDGFELKSILKPLEAFKDKTLILHGIANKVRGDGDNHMRGMSCLLTCDELLKGNIMGGGGNPAGWASSISIDQEIKNFLQSRPETRTRFGSLEFGVAVPDRADPWTRMSYAGGNQPVAPVDDPHQMLSKLYGRMKDKESLVSILDDVRQDLKRVSSKLSARDKALLDQHMSLVRSLEQDLENADKQGALAHPVPQIDPSIELVNDNTPEISRIQIDLLVNALANDMARVATLQFMRSVGMAQMRWLGIEEGHHSLSHDPDDNKDSYAKLMKINTWFAGEFAYLAKRLSETPEATGEGSMLDNTLLVWTNELGKGNSHTLDDIPYVMVGGGCGFKMGRNLKFDKAAHNRLWMTVAHSMGHTGLKTFGKAELCEGGLLNLS
- a CDS encoding right-handed parallel beta-helix repeat-containing protein, producing the protein MRLISLPLLLAVFSVVTWASAEEIRVKATVSSTVLADAVAVAEAGDTVILEAGIYREAVKLSKAIILRGEPGAILEGSDPLKADWQPVAGMNDVFSVELKKQPEGLLAAGAFIAEIRWDRAQKAGEWHWQTLLEKGTPLSGFKQVQALWMYHPQEKRAYLRWKEGASPAQAELAVVRSNKPLIEIGASGVVVEGLTFQGGKTAIELGKGAKDCVVRKCRVDSYEDTGILITDGASQCTVENCALTRGALEDWRATNEIRRENYEIWRLHKDVGKYDRVGIDLIEPGVANRILNNRFDRVFDGICLGDYRAESLDKPLPDAESGRGTEIAYNVIENTRDSGIELGTGCIEVNVHHNTLRHTHGGFRFKVPRIGPVFVHHNHLIEGTPFNLWFSMDSSPAEGYIYHNTFEGGDDAAIVYSSFNAMRNFATPKWHVLNNLALNVRDGFFEQRKGTPPRDFTESNNLITKDASAAEDKGLDLSTYRNGKPLPGCEKGYYHGRAPDVGAAEKGR